In Kiritimatiellia bacterium, a genomic segment contains:
- the metK gene encoding methionine adenosyltransferase, which produces MKDSYLFTSESVTEGHPDKIADAISDGVLDASLAQDKHSRVACETMVATGMVIIAGEITSKAAVNYADVARTAIKQIGYVDPAFGFDANSCAVLVSVNRQSPDISRGVTVGESMFKEQGAGDQGMMFGYACDETPEMMPMPIMFAHRLTLALTRARRSGRLPFLRPDGKSQVTVVYENNRPVRVDTVVVAAQHNPEVSHKKLCEAIIEKIIKKEIPAKFLTGKTRYLINPTGRFVIGGPHGDTGLTGRKIIADTYGGMGRHGGGAFSGKDPSKVDRSAAYMARYIAKNIIAARLARRCEIQLAYAIGFPEPVSVLVETFGTSSVPESRIEKAVRRVFGLKPAEIIKHLNLLRPIYSKTAAYGHFGRASDLAVFTWEKTDKAGALKAAL; this is translated from the coding sequence AGCCTGGCACAGGATAAACACAGCCGGGTGGCGTGCGAAACCATGGTGGCCACCGGCATGGTGATCATCGCCGGCGAAATCACCAGCAAAGCCGCTGTTAATTATGCCGATGTCGCCAGGACAGCCATCAAACAGATCGGTTACGTTGACCCCGCCTTCGGTTTTGACGCGAACTCATGCGCCGTCCTCGTTTCCGTCAACCGCCAGTCGCCCGATATTTCGCGGGGCGTGACCGTAGGCGAAAGCATGTTCAAGGAACAGGGCGCGGGCGATCAGGGCATGATGTTCGGCTATGCCTGCGATGAAACGCCGGAAATGATGCCCATGCCGATCATGTTCGCCCACCGCCTGACGCTCGCCCTGACCCGCGCGCGGCGCAGCGGCCGGCTGCCTTTCCTCCGGCCGGACGGCAAATCGCAGGTGACGGTTGTTTATGAAAACAACCGTCCGGTCCGGGTGGATACGGTCGTCGTCGCCGCCCAGCACAACCCGGAAGTGAGCCATAAGAAGTTATGCGAGGCGATCATTGAGAAAATAATCAAGAAGGAAATTCCGGCAAAATTTCTGACCGGCAAAACCCGCTACCTGATCAATCCCACCGGCCGATTCGTGATCGGCGGCCCGCACGGCGACACAGGCCTTACCGGGCGAAAAATTATTGCCGACACCTACGGCGGCATGGGCAGACACGGCGGCGGCGCATTTTCCGGCAAGGACCCCTCAAAAGTTGACCGCAGCGCCGCCTATATGGCGCGCTATATCGCCAAAAATATCATTGCCGCGCGGCTGGCGCGGCGTTGCGAAATTCAACTGGCCTATGCCATCGGCTTCCCGGAGCCGGTCTCGGTTCTGGTGGAAACTTTCGGCACAAGCTCGGTGCCGGAAAGCAGAATTGAAAAGGCCGTCCGCCGCGTGTTCGGGCTCAAACCGGCCGAGATCATCAAGCACCTGAATCTGCTGCGGCCGATCTATTCCAAAACCGCGGCTTATGGACATTTCGGGCGCGCCAGTGATCTCGCGGTTTTCACCTGGGAAAAGACCGATAAAGCCGGAGCGCTGAAAGCGGCGCTTTAG
- the ahcY gene encoding adenosylhomocysteinase, with protein MNKKNDYIIADIRLADWGRKEIKWAEVEMPGLMALRKKHGRSKPLRNARIAGSLHMTIQTAVLIETLQALGARVRWASCNVFSTQDHAAAAVAAAGTPVFAYKGEPLAEYWEYLDRTLDWGKGLGPTSLLDDGGDATLFVHLGYQAEENRRILDRAATSEDERALLKQLKKSLRKDPGRFHRITKAIKGVSEETTTGVHRLYQMAGAGTLLFPAFNVNDSVTKSKFDNLYGCRHSLIDGIMRATDLMMAGKVAVVAGYGDVGKGCCQSLRGQGVRVIVTEIDPICALQAAMEGYEVMLMDDAIPIGDIFITATGCCNVLTARHMRRMKHMAVVCNIGHFDAEIEIENIRRYKWEPIKPQVDKVTFPSGRSIVVLAEGRLVNLGCATGHPSFVMSNSFTNQVLAQIELYARRDQYQTGVHVLPKILDEEVARLHLDKIGVRLEKLTPRQAAYLGVKTNGPFKPEHYRY; from the coding sequence ATGAACAAGAAAAACGATTATATCATTGCCGACATCCGCCTGGCGGATTGGGGGCGCAAGGAAATAAAATGGGCGGAAGTTGAAATGCCGGGACTGATGGCCCTGCGCAAAAAGCACGGCCGGTCAAAACCGTTGCGCAACGCCCGCATCGCCGGTTCGCTGCACATGACGATTCAGACCGCCGTGCTGATTGAAACGCTGCAAGCCCTCGGCGCGCGCGTGCGCTGGGCAAGCTGCAATGTTTTTTCAACGCAGGATCACGCCGCGGCGGCCGTCGCGGCGGCCGGCACGCCGGTTTTCGCCTACAAGGGCGAGCCTCTCGCGGAATACTGGGAATATCTTGACCGAACGCTGGACTGGGGAAAAGGCCTGGGCCCGACCTCCCTCCTGGATGACGGGGGCGACGCGACCCTCTTCGTCCACCTGGGATACCAGGCTGAAGAAAACCGGCGTATACTGGACCGGGCGGCAACCAGCGAGGACGAGAGAGCGCTTCTGAAACAATTGAAAAAATCGCTCCGGAAAGACCCGGGGCGTTTCCACCGGATAACAAAAGCCATCAAGGGCGTTTCCGAAGAAACAACAACTGGCGTGCACCGGCTTTACCAGATGGCCGGCGCCGGCACCCTGCTTTTTCCGGCCTTTAACGTGAACGATTCGGTTACCAAGTCCAAGTTTGACAACCTTTACGGATGCCGCCACTCGCTGATTGACGGCATTATGCGCGCCACCGACCTGATGATGGCCGGCAAAGTGGCGGTAGTGGCCGGTTACGGCGATGTCGGCAAAGGGTGTTGCCAGTCGCTCCGCGGGCAGGGCGTGAGGGTGATTGTAACCGAAATTGACCCGATCTGCGCCCTGCAGGCCGCCATGGAGGGATACGAGGTCATGCTGATGGACGATGCGATTCCCATCGGAGACATATTTATCACGGCCACCGGCTGCTGCAACGTGCTGACCGCGCGCCACATGCGGCGCATGAAGCATATGGCGGTGGTCTGCAATATCGGTCATTTTGACGCGGAAATTGAAATAGAAAACATCCGGCGTTATAAATGGGAACCCATCAAGCCGCAAGTTGACAAAGTTACTTTCCCCTCCGGGCGCAGCATTGTCGTTCTGGCGGAAGGACGCCTGGTCAACCTGGGCTGCGCGACGGGGCACCCGAGCTTTGTCATGTCAAACAGCTTTACCAACCAGGTGCTGGCCCAGATTGAGCTCTACGCCCGGCGCGATCAATACCAAACCGGCGTTCATGTCCTGCCGAAAATCCTTGACGAGGAAGTCGCCCGTCTGCACCTTGACAAAATCGGCGTGCGCCTGGAAAAGCTGACGCCGCGTCAGGCCGCATATCTGGGCGTCAAAACAAACGGCCCGTTCAAGCCGGAGCATTACCGGTACTAA